The genomic region acaTAAGAAAACCATGTTGCCATAGTTCGGTAATTATAGAAGGTCCAATATGAATCAAAATTCTTGAATTTGACATTGCTTTAATATTAAGTTATGCCATGCCAAGCCAAACTGGGAAAATAGGACATAATAAGTTAATGTCTTCTGCCACCAAATGGTCTTGAAAGGTAGATATttttcgctttttttttttaattttttttatttttttaatggttttacATTGGCTCTAAATGCATTTTCTTTCCTCAGAATACGTTTCAAGTTCAAATTGTAAAGGCATATTGCCTTAAAGATATATGAATTAGAGGAGGATTTCAAGAATGGGAGATGCAAAATACTTCATGCTAGTCAGTACCATAGATATGAAGATTTCAACAAATATCTTTTGAATTAAGATTAAGCACAAATGCAACCATCATACAAGTACTAAAGATCAATCCATAGGACCTGCTTAAAAAGTTCCCAATAGGACTTATTTACTAGAACCTGTCTACAACATATGAATTAGATTGGCTTATGGTCTTGCATCCAGCTAGTATGATTTTGAAAAGTTAATTGAAAGAATATAAGCAGCTAGTATGATTGATAGaagtttgaaaaatatttgcCTATTTCCACATTGAGGGTTGCTCAACTCCTACATTATTTTGATTAACAAAACTAATGCAATTTTATTCTTAAAGCCCTAAACAAGTTGATGCAAAGAAAAGCAGTCTTTGTAGTAGTAttgctataaaataaaaaaaaaattacctttgCTGCTTCAATCTCTAAGTTCTGCTTCTCAATGTCAAAGTTTCGTGGTTTTAACATGCAAATGAAGAGCAAATCTGATTTGCTAAAGAATGACTTGTGGCTTTGCCTGtatattgtgtgtgtgagagagagagattagaatGAAACACCAAAAGGAGATTGTGGAACATGTAAACTATATTGAAaacaattaatataataatattagttTTTGTGTAACAAGTTGCTACAAATTTTTCATAATGCAGCATTAGTAAACTTGCTTTTACAGTGAAGactatttattgtttattcatACATCTAAGACAATAATATCTACAAATGCATGTGAACTAGATAATATTAAGAATACGTTTGGATGCAGCGTTTTCcagctgcgtccacgtttttttttttttttttttttccacgcgcatatgtcactgttcattggccatgaacagtgattttaggccaattaACAGTACTTTTTgagatgaacagtaatttttacacattaaaaatttatttttgtatagtgttttcagttttcagttttcagttttcagcaataaattctatccaaacggactctaagcAATTTTCTTACCTGAATGCTAAAACTTCCACAAACTCTGTGTCAAtctgaaacaaaataaaagtaatggTCTTAGATTTACATTGAAACGTGTAAACCTACATGTAGGTATATATCATACTCATTTGAATCCACAAATTGCATTTTTATCACTTACTCCTGTCTCTTCTTTGACTTCCCTAATCGCTGCTGTACAAAAATCCTCACCCTACGTATGAAAAATTTCAATCCAGGGTGAACACTTCctaaaattttctaaagaaTTTGGTAAACAATTGCACTTGGGGCATACTCACTTCATTAACAACCCCGGTAGGAAACTTCCACACCCCTGTTCCTTTGAATTTGCCACTAATCTCCTGAACTACAAGCACCTGCCACAAGATAAATTCCATTTTAGTAAGTAGTAACTAGTTTTTTTAAGCCATCATAACAAGGCCATTCAATTTTTGGTATTTAAGTATTGAAATAGTCAAGTCAAATACACTAGAGCAAGTTGTTTTGCTTAATAGAAATAGCTAGACGAAGTATGAACATGTACAAtgtgatttataaatttttagaaGATCAGACACAATTACTGGATTGCCTAAATTCTTACTGGATTGGATATAAGTGTGGGTTGTGTGGGCATGTGTTGAATCTCACATTGGATATGTATTAAGTTGATCTAGGTTGCATAAGTGATTACAAGTagtactaattttaatttgactagtatttttttttattttttgaagaaatttgactaatttttttggactATACTATCAATATATGGCTTATGTTTTTGGAATAACAAGAGCAAAACCAGAATTTCCAAATTACCGCTTCGTCCTTGATTTCATGGTCAAGGCCTGCACAATACCATTTTAGGCCTAAGGAGACATTATTGGTGGggcttttttatatttaaaatctattattattgttattattattattattattattattattatctattctTCTTACTGTTTCAAATGCAAAATTAATTACTAAGTATGTTTATTTAGGTTCTATTAACATCTActtttcaattaataatatGATTAGTCCACTTAATCTTCTTATCACATATCCCATTTTGGGTGTGATTttgtaagttttaattttgatatttttcttgtttgtttgttttaaaaacAACTGTAACAAGCTTTgttaataaaattgtaaaagtgATAAATGCATTTgaaaggaattttttattttcgaTAATCAAGAATTGTCATATTATATTACATGTTTGAACATCATTATGATTATTTTCATTGTTATTTCCTTTATACTATGAGATAATCTTTGaagtagtttttatgaatttCTCATTGATATATGAGATTTTATATAAGTTTtctattatatgtttttttttttttccagagtAACAGCTTTATCAAGGATCCTTTTTAGGagtcaattaatttttattcttttttcatttttttcagaagtttttcatatccaaattgatattagtaataatttgtaattaaaaaatattttataaataaaataaatatctaaaatataaaattatagtatgaagataacaaaaaataataattttaaaaatgtagaATCACCTAACAACATCAATCTACTCAAACAAAGATAGATTTTAGATCATAGAATCACTCAAATTTATATATCATGTAACTCAATGAATCAATTAATACCAATCAAACCAagacaaattttatattaaaaatcagATGTCATGGttcaaacataaatttttttttccttttaaattaatgacttttcaTTTAATTGGGATAAGGCGATGCATGAtgtggtagttttttttttatacaaaagtTCAAACTTGAATTTGTTAACGGAAAATAATGACaccatcatcatcgtcatcatcatatGATTCATATTTACGACATATCTTTCTAAACATTTTAGATTTTCAATTGggttagattttctttttgtcatCAATATCGTGGTCATATTGGGGcagagaaaagaataaataacctatttatgaaaaaaatttaataattattttgagtaaaaataataataagaggtCTTGTTAGGCCTTAGGCGTTGGCCCATATAGCCTAGCCTAAAGGCCGACCCCAATCATGGTAAGCGAAAGCCAGAAATTAATCCAAAACACATACCTCTCTTTTACTGTTCATGACGAAAGAACCAACACCTACTCGATGTGAAGCATTTGGAGGAATAGTATCAGCAGTTTCAGGAAGCCAACATACAAGCATTAAGTAATCTGGTTCAGCATGGTGATACCGAAATCCTTCCTGTAAAATCAACATACGAGATTATAAATCTTGATTTAGGAAGACTATACATCGATTGATTGTCGGTACATTTTAATATGAAACCAATAAATAGATGGTTAAATTTCTTATTGGTAATGCGGTGGGTAAGAATGAGAATTATAAATCTAACTTAGCACAAtgaatttattagttttttattagaGAAGCCACCTTCTATCTCTTTTCTTCCTCAACCTATCTCTCTCtaaatttactctttttttttttttattcctttagtGTTCCACAGGTTATGATATTTATAGGGGAGTAAGGATTGGATTCTGAAGCAATATATGTAGCATGCGCCATTTAGATTCAGTGGCTAAGGTTGTGGCCCATGGATTTGCGGTTTCTGCAATAGCGCGTATGCAAAAGGGTCACAAAATTTGCTTCCTTTTCAGAAAGTGATTCCCAATATACACGGTCCAAGACTTGACACGTGTCCGTTAGGACGTGTCGTCCAGTGGCCGGACCCTATTGTTAAGGTCCTGGTTTGAACAAGTCTTATCATAAGCCCCGTGGGTCCTACGGTATATTAATGCCTTTTTTGCATATTTCTGAGGACGATGTCGTTTTTCAGGAATTGTTGTATCATAGCTTCTTAGGATGAAATAAGTTAGCTTGTTATGAAATAAAAGCACAGTGCATCAGTGATAGCTACAGGTCATATTAGCCAAAACTAAAATCTATCTATTGGATatataagttgaaatttttttaaaaaaataatagtaaatataaattaaataaataaaaacctccTTTAAGTATTAGccaatttgttgtaaaataataataataaatctggAAAAGTGTGTTTACCTTAACTGTAGCTTCAACAAGATTTGCAAGTTCAATTGGCAATTTGATCCAAACACCTTTCTTCCCCTGCAAATTACATCTCAAGTTTATAACATATAATAGGAGGTACTGTCGACAAATTCTACATCAAGTGGATACTAGACGCACGAAGATAAACTGATGAGATTAAaagatactatatatatatatatacctgttGCCTCCATTGCGATATTGAAGCTCTAAGCAAAGAAGGAAAGATCTTAGAATCTATGGAATGATCGATCTTCACTACAACTCCTCCATATGAATCATTATCTGAACTTAGTAGCTCAACCTGTTCAACTCTATTTTCAGACATGACTTGCTTCTCTGCTTCTGATTAAGAATGAAAATCTATCTCCCGAAcgaataacaaaaagaaaagcaattatGCACCGAGTTAAGCAGAAGAATTCACCCAATAGTAAACaactttcataaatatatagaaaattgaaCAGATATTATCTATAGAAAATTCAAcgcagttttttatttttgaaggatTCAACGCAGATATTACCGATAGAAAATTCATATCATGAACGGGGTAGGTGATATGTGAGCCCCATTGACctcatttaatatatattatctttaaaaaaaatttataaacacaaaatttcataaaaaattgttcactacgTAACAGATTATTAATGGTagatataaataataaaaaaaactaatattgtTGATAAATTTAGATAAACTAGGGTAAAGttgactttttaaattttttcatatttcatttcaatcttttaattttttttttttttcatttcgatcttttaacttttaaaatttttcaattaaggttttttcatcaacttttgttatatgttatgattaattttttaattttataaatttttcttctaattttttaaattaataaaaatttaatttccatatttctttcttcaaaaaaagttaacaaaagttAACGAAAATGCcgtaattgaataaatttgaaacttagaggactgaaatgaataaaagcaaagttaaaaggctaaaataaaatttgaaaaagttaaagagttaattttacattttaacctAAAACTAATATAAGTTTGCAAATTGAACCGTTCTTACAAATGACCTCCTCAACGTAGGTCACCCATCGaatcagactttttttttttttttttttgggtagttttttctttagatttattattcaactgGGTTGTGCTTGAAAATTGACCTCCTCCACTATTCAAAAATTGCCAGCCACCCGTCCCACTATAAAAGTAGATCtcattatcaaaattaaaaaggcAATGGAGTTTATAATGCTGATGCTGAAGAAGGAATCTTCTTTCTTAATATCACctactaatttttaaaaaacaattgaagTTAAAATTCATTACCATTTattattgtgtatttaaaataaaatggtatatctaattaaaaaatattgaaagtaAGTCACTCCCAATTTCAATGAAGTTAATGAAGTTGTTGATGCATGACTAGTGGCTGAAATTTAGGTTGCAACTTTTGTTACAACATTAAATGAGCTTAACATTGAAGTACTTCAAGGGCATTGTTTATTTTGTCgtcataataataaaataataataataataatattgtgtTAACCATGTCACGAGTCACCACGATGTTATGGATGTATCAATTCAAGCGCCATTGAAGCCAGGATGTATATTTCACACAACACCTTAACTtgtcaaaaatatatatatatatatacttgcataaagaataaaaaaattctatgtacagaattataattattttgactaccctaaaaaaatattgaacacTCTAACTTGAAAAATCcaagaatttgaatttagcaaaaataaaagtaatgctagaaatattgaatacaacaaaatgtcataacaattttacaatatttctaaattaacatGCTAGCTAATACATGGGCCCACCACAATCATTAATTTAATTTCgttttcattttataatttaatttagtttttttggaatactaattttaaaatattgtaaaaatgttgtgtttttAGCATTAACCACAAAATAGTCTTAACCTACCAAACATGTTATAATCCTCAACcccttaaacaataaattaaaagtcaaaataacaacaataaaaattggcccaaataacaacaaatataGCCCAAACAACAATAAGATTAGGcaaaacaataacaaatgaacaaaatattcaacaaagagcttattcaaaaaaaataataataataataataataataatcattcaaattcaTGACTTGTTCAATccattacattaaaaaaatcataatttcaaatttttttccctaaaaaactATACCAGCAAAGATAATCTAGTCATGAGTTCTCTTCAACGATGTCAATAACTCTACTCTCCTTGACGACTTggctcaactctctctctctctctctctctctctcttatctctCATcatttcaatctctctctcactttataaCTCTCATATCAGCAATTTCTATTTTCACTATATCTCTTATTAGCCCCTTtggtcttttaattttattagtaaagggaatttttaaactttatgtattaaaaggtttttctttttagtggtgttgatatattcaagttttctttttgttaacttttataatttaagtttcttaataatTAGTCTAAAAAATATTCCAAGGCTCGCCACTTTATGTAGTCATCATTAAGTTTCAATTTcctctaaaatttgaaaactttaagTTTTATAAGCTAAAAAATTGTCTACATTAACGACATAATCTTTGACACAATCAAACACTAAGCACTCTCTCCCTATTCCTCTCCCTTTCCCCAAAATCAAAATGGGAAATACCATTCAATTGCCTTAAGgtaaagtaaaattttgtaaaataatatatatatatatatatacacacatatatatatatattgtatatttTATGCTTAAACCATGACAACTAGTTCTATTTATGAAACTAAACTTGAACGGGCTAGTATTAATTAATTGAGTTATgtattgaattcttttttttcttttgcatgtTCAGGTTATTAGGTAATTCTAATGTTAAGTGAAATTGCAATAGAGTCTTTGATaagttaaattttattgttttacgcttaaatttttttttttcatgttatagttatatattatagatattgtttctttttctttttttttttttgaaagaagatttgtttctttgtttgtaaatattttaagattgaaaatgtctactagaaaacataaaaacttaatataaaaaaaaaagaatagaaaatttacttgaattttaaatagaatttttggataaatttgttattactAACATAAAACTGAAATGAAAATTGCACAAATGAATATGAAACTAATACAAAGTAGttagaaaataatgaaacattaaaaaagaaatatgacAATCAAAGTAATTATAATATTTGGCAACGTACCTCCAATTCCAAACAAATCCACATGAATAAAACagattaaagaaaatatataagaatGGGCAAAGCTTTGATTGGATCCTATAGTTATATTGAACCGTCACAATAATggcacatttatttttttgctacatGTCATTATTTCAATGAGTTCAATGCGTTGAATGCATTGAACTCAAACCGAGTCCTAATATTTGAAGAATCAGAAAGATGAGATGACATACCAAGTCGAGACAAGGCCTCTTTGGAAGGGAGGGACTGCCGCAAATGAAGATGTTAATTTGAACTTCGTAGAGCTAATAGATATATAAACACAGGTTTTTTAAGGTATCAAAGCAACATGAATTAGAAAGACGTACTGATAGCTGATTATATAGAGCTGATTATATAGAGTCGTAACTCAGAATCAGGATGACAATTTCCCGGCGCGCGGCAGCTTTGTTGGTTTAGGACTTTCAATGGTTTTTGTTGGCAATTGTAGTTAAATTTCgattaaattgaatttcaaattccaAGAAAGTGACCAAGAGTTTGAAAAGTATTTATTGCCACACTTCCTGACTATATTCTTCTCGGTCTTAATTTTTCACACCATTGTGTACTCTTAGTGCGgtagtcactccacaaatataaatgttCATAGGGTGTGGGAGCAAGAGCCGAGATtaaagtctccaagagggagcttcacatacatatacacttagattaagaaatagtaaaaattctatcttgtataaaaaaaatttttaaaaaaatgttttcacatttgaaacataaaaattccttttgttttccttaCGTCCTAAGGTAACTTTGGCAGCAAGTAAATTCTActttgtatcaaaaaaagaatttgttttcacatttgaaacataaaagttccttttgtttttcttaagtCTTAAGGTAACTTTGGCAACAAGCTTCACCAGACTGGTCCTAAATGTTTACAgtattcttttattatatttttttggaagagAGGTATGAGGGAAGTTGAGAGGATAATCATGCAATTGGTATCAACTTTGCAATTACATGGGTTTAGGTTAGGTTTAAGCATGGCTTTTAGACCCGGACcattcattgaaccgtaaaaaggagaggttcaaggtttttgagatCGAACCGGTgtcgaaccgtgatgacgtcataattaatttaataattattttaaatatatataaaaatattaaattagtaaaaaatataaaaattaactcaaatagtccaattaaaactataaatcCATATTTTAACTATGTCTAATATATCCATCTCAAACCCAAAGATGAAATATCTAtccaacaataataataataataaccattttttataaaaagaaaattaaaggcATTAGATTGTCTTTCTATTTTCCACTTTCCAATGCCCATGTAACCAACTGTCTAGCTCACATTCACAAACCTAAAAATGTACTAAAAACAAAAGTGAATGAAATTAAAGGAAGAGATAAAAAAGcaatacaaacaacattttttgcaatattatatccacaatatttttcgcattattttcacaagaatcacgtcaaaatcttatgtggaaagttgttactaattctaatttgaacccaccactgaaattatttttttactcaccaatattaactaatagcaatctattacttaaaatttattgtgaaaatattgtggtaacATTTCTTAATTGCCATCTCTTAATATTAAATACCACACATTtgaatcaaaaacaaaacaatgcaattacatttaaaaaaaaagctaagggATAAGGACGAAATCTTATAACTGAGTATGTGAATAATCACCACACACTAAGGGAAAAGCTACCAACGTATGTGATAAATATCCACCACACATTTTTCATACCCAATTTATTACTCTTAATCTTCAAgtcttgattctcaaaaaaacaatttattacTCTCAACCTTCACATTTATCACATACTCCGTAAGTCAGTATTcacatcagagagagagagagagagagagagagggagagagagagagagagagaggtgttggaaaatttagaccccgattgatagaattaacaaattttaaattcaagttgttaattagatttattatgcataaacttgttaaaaaaaataaacaccaatatcatgtcaaaatcatatgtaGCGGAagaataaataagacaagatatgataactcaggaaaaccaatgaaaccaaccagtttcacagtaaaaaacctggggggaaacttTTCTGAAAAGCAatttactatagtaaagagaagtttcagatctagtacaaaatctttgtccccagactctacaatcctcgtagatgaactcacagcagaaaccttctactgctccagaacctctgaactcttcaatatatgaacgccacccctTGATGCATGAatcccaatatgtgactaaccaattgcgtggatcctagtatgcgacttcaatcaccaaccagaaaagaagatgttggttgcaaagttcttcacttcattaacaatgaagatcaagaagcacttggttacaaaaccataAGGCACAAAGACGCAGTGGCTTCTATtaaagagaataaggcttcggtcaccttttgcatatgttctccttgtattctcttatgtgacgacctttaaaataagccttatatatgcctatagttatgagaaaagaaatcctacgcaaatacaaaagcctgacccaaaaatcatatttgaaaattctgatatccgtaaccttgatagatagcatctttcgagcctcattaaacctcgataaatagcTATACATCGAGCAGCTCTCCAGCAGCTATCCGTAGGTGTCCAGCAATAGTAAataccttttcttcacttgtttcttggtccaatcttcataactttaatactagacttgaacaacatgttctttgaagtaataaacacatcctagatcaatccaaatacaagtaaagtgcgttttttcaaaggattagccaactacataaaagatgtccttaacaatctccccatttggcaatccatgacaaaaccacaacaaacaaatgaacatatgagagaagtcattaatcactcaactcatactcacttgttgaataccataaaatctaccctaatacaaactcttgaaaaactttgcaagaagagagttcatggcatggaagactttgacaacctgtatttctgaaacactttaaacaaaactcatcaaggcatcttagtgtgagatagaaataatagattgcatacaaaataaataaacatgtgtataaagatagaaaagaaacaacacatgtagagataggtgaagaaaacatacatcatcacatatatatcaaagataagcacaatgtatgtaaacatggtcacaagacctaaggtacgaGAACAAGAAGCTAAAGAAGCTTTTACAACAACAAgaaggtaaacactccccctaaccagatgaaacacatctcccccttacaaaggaatgtatttctccccccaacttgtagaatcttaaagaaagaaatcacaaattctccaatttctccccaTTTTTATCACGATTGACAATGTgtacaagaagctagaaagcttcactcgagaaaaataaagatgataaaaaaggatcaagggggtacaaagaatccatataaatgcatgaatgtaatgaaacaagatgctatggataataagataaaagaaacatgcaaaacatgtgaaaaaaatgcatgcagaggatctTGATGGATTGAGAGCTATCGAGGAACTATCGAGGGGACAAAAACTTTTTcaatcgatccacctagctatcgagatgtgtcaagattgcgataagatgcaacaAAAGAACttgacagataagccaggtagcaagaggtgtcgagatggcttaaaaccagtttttcaagaagggaaaaacacagatatgaatgcaatcaaacatacAACTCAGTCaaagatccaaccaacattttaacctctcaaaacatatcttaaacaacaaagagttaagcatttgagatcccaaaaacacacacatactaaacaagtctaaccaattgtatatttcaaaaacaagttaagagagtttagtgagcatacatcaatgcatgtaaaccttgtaatggccaaatcacattgtacctgcacatgtatcaagagtagcaaagcattttgcgtgttgtgtgtgagaaaAATCGCAAGATTGCTTAAGTGTCTCaaagttatgacgatttgagatatgagaaaatcactttaactcataCACA from Castanea sativa cultivar Marrone di Chiusa Pesio chromosome 11, ASM4071231v1 harbors:
- the LOC142617776 gene encoding nudix hydrolase 7-like codes for the protein MSENRVEQVELLSSDNDSYGGVVVKIDHSIDSKIFPSLLRASISQWRQQGKKGVWIKLPIELANLVEATVKEGFRYHHAEPDYLMLVCWLPETADTIPPNASHRVGVGSFVMNSKREVLVVQEISGKFKGTGVWKFPTGVVNEGEDFCTAAIREVKEETGIDTEFVEVLAFRQSHKSFFSKSDLLFICMLKPRNFDIEKQNLEIEAAKWMPIEDYAAQPFNQKQGLFNHVAKICLSKSQKNYTGFSPLASTTGSGKVSYLYFNNQDNNHLVTSDNQP